The Desulfitobacterium chlororespirans DSM 11544 DNA segment GGATAAGGGCGACTTAGCTTCAGATGGAGTTAAAACTCCGTTTGAATCTAAATCTACTTTTACTTTATCACAAAGCAAGGCAAATACCCAAATTCTTGCCTAATGAACATGATCCAAAAAGGGATGCCGGCTTTTCCAACATCCCCGAACCTTTCATCTATAGCTTTGCCGCTCACACCACGGTAACAGCTGTTCCTGAGGCGCTCACCATAAGCATGCTGCCGCTTTGCCCCACCACTTCATAGTCGATATCCACACCGACCACGGCGTTGGCTCCCATGCGGGCTGCATTTTGCTCCATTTCTTTAAGGGCTATTTGACGGGCATCCTGAAGTTTTTCTTCATAGGCCCCTGAGCGGCCGCCAATGATATCTGTGATGCCGGCAAAGATATCCCGCACCACATTGGCACCCATGATGGCTTCTCCTGTAACGATTCCATAGTAGTTCTGAATCTTACGGCCGTCGATATTAGGGGTTGTTGTTACAATCATAGACTATACCTCCCGCTTTAAACATCAGCTTAGTTACTAAAAGTTAATTCTCCGCGAAGCAACAGAGTCCTGCTTAGTCATTATCTAATATTCTCGATGTTTCGATACTTTACACCTTTAATGACTACAAATTTACAAAACAGGAAAAATAATAACTCAATCTTCCTTCCCAGAGCATCATCCTCAAGAAAACTCTTGCCAAACTAATTTTATTTATGCTATGCTCTAAGCAAGGTAATTATCCCGTGACCTTTAAATTAGTCCCGTGAGACTAAGAAGGAAATGGCGTACCATGAACTATGTGCATGGACACCTCTTTCTTGCTTGCGGGCAAGGAAGAGGTTTTTTGTTTTACTAAAAAAGGAGGACAACCCATGATTAGAGAAGTTCAGATTCATGAAAGACTCTCTCTTGCCCAAACGATACCCCTGGGATTGCAGCATGTTTTCGCTATGTTCGGAGCCACGGTCCTGGTCCCTTTTTACACCGGATTAAGTCCGGCCGTCGCTCTTCTCTCCTCAGGGATTGGCACCATCGTCTTTCTTCTCCTGACTAAAAGTCAAATCCCGGCTTATCTCGGCTCATCCTTTGCTTACATCGCCTCCTTAACTTATTTTGTTAAAGATCAAAACAATTTAGCCGCAGCTATGGGCGGCGCACTTACCATCGGAATTATTTATGTCCTTCTTTTTGCACTCATGAGTTACTTCGGAAGCTCCTGGATTCATAAGATTGTTCCACCGGTGGTCGCCGGCCCCGTCGTCGCCATTATCGGCTTAAGCCTAACTCCGGTAGCTGCAGATATGTCGTCTAATAATTGGTATATCGCCATCCTTACTCTGGCCGTTACCGCTTTTCTCAGCATCTATGCCAAGGGCTTCTTAAAAATCATTCCCATTCTTTCCGGAATTATTATCGGTTATATTGTCGCCGCCTTCGCCGGTCTGGTGGATTTCACCGGAGTAACGGCTTCTCTGGCCTCGCTGGACAAGATTATCGTCTCTCCTATCAGCGCCGACACTTGGCAGGCACCAGTCTTTAATAAAGCTGCTATTCTGATGTTTGCCCCTTTGGCCTTTGTCACCATTATTGAAGATTTAGGTCATATGATTGTTCTGGGAAATATCACCCATTCCGACCCCATCGAGAAACCAGGATTTAACCGGGTCTTACTGGGCAATGGTCTCGCCACCGGAATCGCCAGTTTCTTAGGCGGCCCTCCCGTGACCACTTACGGTGAAAACATCGGCGTACTGGCAGTTACTCGGGTTTACAGCACCTTCAATATCTGGGTAGCAGCTTTTATCGCCGTTATCCTGAGTTTCGTCAGTCCCCTGCAAGCTCTGATTATGTCCATCCCCACAGCCGTTATGGGCGGCGTGTCCCTTTATCTCTTTGGTATGATTGGGGTCACCGGTCTGCGCACCCTGATTGAAGCCCGGGTGAATTTCTCCAAGAACAAAAACCTGATTATCGCCTCTGTCATCTTTGCCGTAGGAATCGGCGTCCAGAGCCATGGTGTCGCTTATGCCACCTTGGCAGGGATTATCCTCAACCTGGTTCTCCGGGAAGAGAAGGATGAAGTAGCCGGAAGTGGCAAAGAAGTATCCTAAGCTAACCGTTAAACGCCAAAGCCTTAGAGAGACTGACATTACAGTCCTCTAAGGCTTTTTTGATTGTTCCTCACGATAGGGCAAGATAAAACATTAAACCCCAAAAATAGGCTCTTGACTTTTATAAAAGCCTATGTTGGAATAAATTTGTAAACTTGTGTCCAGAAGGGGGGCTAGGCTTATGGATAACAAAGTTGAGTACTGGTTTAGCATAGCCGATTATGATTTTGAAACTGCAAAGGCAATGTTAGAAACAAAGCGGTATCTATACGTCGGCTTTATGTGCCATCAAACAATAGAAAAGGCACTCAAAGCAATTATTGCCCGCGACTGCGCCGATGGGGAACTACCACCAAAAACTCACGACTTGACAAAACTATCCATTAGGGCAAAACTCATAGACATAATGAGCGACGAACAACAGGATTTTATTGAGGAATTAAACCCGCTGAACATTGAAGCGCGTTACCCGGAATATAAAGAGCGTATAGCGCAAACGCTTGATAGCGAGGTAGGTCAAACCCTTATCAAGAGAACGGAGGGGCTTTTATGTTGGATAAAGGAACAGTTATAAATACCGTCACACAATATGCTGACGCTGTAACAAAAGAATTCAGCCCTGCCGCTATTGTCTTATTTGGATCTTATGCGAAAGGTGAAGCACATGACGAAAGTGATATTGACGTTGCTGTCATCTTTAACGGATTTTCCGGTGATTGGCTGAAAGCATCGTCTTTGCTGTGGCGTTTGCGTCGTGGTATCAGCTACGACATTGAACCGCACTTATTGGATACCACGGACGACAAAAGTGGCCTTGTGCAACATGTTTTCAAGACGGGGCAAATTATTTATCAGTCATAATTTTCGCGTTGCCTTACTCTGTTTTGGGTTTAATGAAGCTTTAATAAAGAGTGAGCTCTGTAGACGCTTTATTTTATCGCCTGAGACCACCCTTAAACGCCAAAGCCTTAGAGAGACTGACATTACAGTCCTCTAAGTCTTTGGCATTTATAATTTTCCATCGCTTATTTCCTGCTTGATATCCCGCATTGTATCTTCAAGCGGACGCTTTCTTCCTTCTTTTACTGCCGCCCTGCCCTCATGAAGCAGGCGGTAAATCCGCATTGTAGAGCATACCATAAAAGCTCGCTATCCTCGGCTGCCCTGCCATGTTTGCAGCCAATCCATAACCCGCCCTCTCAATTGCGGATTAGCGGCCTTCACCGCCAGGAGCCAGGCCAGATCCTCCGGCGTATCCAAGTCCCGCCGGACCGGCCCCAATCCTGGACGTAAGCCGTGGGCAGCACAGCAGGCCAGAGCGTCGGCCAGCACACTGCCGGTGCTGTACCGCTGTCCCTGGAAAACGGGGCGGAAAGGGGTGTGCATCCCTACCAGCCAGTACCCGCCATCGGTTGAGGGACAAAACACAATGTCCTTTTCCTCCAGGATGCGGCCTGCTTTTGCCACCTCCCCAGGGTCAAGGAGAGGCAGGTCGGAACCCAGCAGCAGGCAATCTTTGTAGCCAAGAGTCAGGACCGTATCCAGGGCATTATACATCCGCGCCCCCAAACCCCTCCCCTTCTGGGGGTACAGGCGTGCCTTCTCCGGCAGTTCATCCAGCAGCTCAACCGGCCCCTCATCCGAGTAAAAGATAAAGAGTTCCCGTTCCAAAGCGGCCAGGGCATAAGCTGTGTCCAGAGTCATGGCCTTCTGCAGGGCGGCGCATTCCGCTCCGCTCAACAAAGGCATCAGCCTGGTTTTCACCCTGCCCGGCACAGCAATCCTCGTCAACAAAATCAGCGCGCCTTTACTCATTGCCTCTCCTCACATCACGATATGCCCGGCTGATGGTCTCAATGTCCACCCCCCGGCGATACATAGCCCGCAGCCGCTGCATAGACCAGGTCACCCGGAAGATCCCACCCGCCTGAAAGCGCCGGGATGAAGTAATGATCCGGCTCTTCACCTGCACCGGAAATACCTTCATGCGTTTCAGCCCCAGGGAAAATTCATAATCCTCCATAATCGGCAGCTCCGGAAAGCCTCCTACTTGCTCAAAAAGGGCCCGGGTCACGAAAATCCCCTGATCTCCGAAGGCGATGTGCCCCCAGCGCACCCGCAAATTAGACATGTGCCCGCCCAGCCGATAGAGAAAACCGGTATTGTCAAAGCGGAGGGTGAGACAGCCCCACCTCGCTCCCCTGTCCACAGCAGCCCGGATGTGGAAGAGGGCGTCGGCAGGGATGGTACTGTCACAGTGAAGAAAGAAGAGCACATCCCCCCGGGCCTCAGCCCCAGCCCGGTTGCATTGAGCAGCCCGCCCTTTGGCCCCTGTTATCACCCGGTGACCTGTCAGCAGTTCCAAAGTACCGTCAGTGCTGCCCCCGTCGGAAAACAGCACCTCATGCTCTCCCGCCAGGCTGTCCAGGGAGGGTAAAAAAGTAGCCAAGGTCTGTTCCTCGTTGTAAACCGGGATAATGACGGAGATCATACGCCCTCCGTAGCCCCGCCGCAGCTGGAGCCTTGTCCTGCCGTACAGGCATAGCAGTGTTTGCCAAAGCGGATTCTCTGCTTCGCCATGGGCTTGCCCGTCCAGTGGAAGATCGTGGCGCCGTCTGCCATAGGCAGATCCGCCGCCTGGTTGAAGTCGCAGTTATAGAGCCTGCCGTCCCAGCCCACCGACACCTGGAAGCGGCACATCATGCTTTCCAGAGTGCTTGCATTAAAAGCTCCATAGAGCCTGCCCATATAGTCCTCCAGATTGCCGGAGCGCTCCAGAAAGGCCCCGAAACGGCCGATGGGGTTGTTGGTAATCGTGAACAGATGGCTGAAGCTCACTCCGTACTCCCGCAGCAGATGTTCCTTGTACTCAGCCTCCATAGCAGTCTGGGAGGGGGGCAGAAAAGCCCCGCCCGGGTTATAGACCAGGTCAAGAACTAATTCCGGCTCTTGTCCATAGCCCACTTCGTTCAGCCGCTTCATAGCTTCGATGGACCGCCGGAAGACCTGCTCTCCCCGCATACGGTCGGTGTTCTTGGCTGTGTAATGGGGTAGGGAGCAAACCACGTTGACGCGGTGATCCCGGTAGAATTCCGGCAGATCGGTATACCCTTCTTCCAACAGGGTGACCAGGTTGGTGCGCACGATAACATGAGCACACCCCTTGGCGCACTCCCCCACCAACCAACGGAAGTGGGGGTTGAGTTCGGGGGCTCCGCCGGTGATGTCCACCGTGGCGAAGGGATTTTCCTCCAAAAGGCGCAAGCAGGCTTCCATCACCTCCCGGCTCATCTCCTCAGTCCGGTTGGGTCCGGCTTCCACATGGCAATGCCTGCAGGCCAGATTACACCGTTTTCCTACGTTGATTTGCAGCACCGAGAGCTGCCCGGCGGTATTCATCAAGGCTTGATCCTCAATTTTTGTCTCAAAAGCTGGGATGTCCTCCAACCTTTCCAGTCTCGCATCACCCATAGCTTAGAGCTCCAGCTTCTTGACGATATTTTTCATCTGCACCCCGTGGACCAGACTGGCTCCGCCCCGGATAGCGCAGGCTACATGGATAGCCTCGGTCATCTGCTCCTCTGTGACTCCCTTGGACAGGCAGTCCTGAGTATAGGAGTCAATGCAGTAAGGGCACTGGACAGCTGTGGCCACTGCCAAAGCGATCAGGGATTTTTCCCGGGCGGTCAGATTCCCCTCGGCGAAGACTGCACCGTAATAGCCCATGAACTTCTCCCATAGTTCGGAAGCACACTCTCCCATAGTAGCAAATTTCTCCAGATCCTTTGCTTCATAGTAAGTCGCCATAGTGCATTTCTCCTTTATTTTTCAAATTTTCTTCTCGCCCGGTTGACAAGGGCGTGGGCGGCATCCGGCTCCTCCTCCACTCCCAGCAGGGAGGAAAGAAGATGGCGCACCTGGCCGCAGCCATGGCGCCGGAACTGTCCGGAGCAGGAAGCACAGTAGGTATAAATCGTCTTCCCCTCCCCTTCCTCCTTTGCCTGAGCACACAGCTTGTCTGCCGCCGCCGGGCCATGGGCGGCGATGTCCCCCCGCAATCCGCAGCAGGGGACCCTCTCCATGGTCTGCAGATCCGCCAAAGGCACCAGTTTACTGATCTCCTCCAGAAGCCGCCCCGTCTCCCGATCCGGACAAGGGCGAAAGACTACTCCGGACGGGGGCGGGCTCTGGCAGGTGTAATCCCAGCGGGAAAGCAGGGCGTAGATGCTAATCACCGGGAAATCCAGAGTTTCACCCAGATATTCCAGGCAGTTGGGGCACAGACAGACTACCTCTCCCACACCCAGCCGCTTCAGCCGCTCAGTCATCTTTTGCGCGATCCGCACCGTGTCCCGTTCCCCCTTCAGTTCCGCCACCGGTTTGCCGCAGCAGTCGTAGGCCACGCCCACCCCATGCTCCCGGCACAACTCCGCCAGTGCATCCATAGTCTTGGGGAACTGGGAAGGAAAACTACACCCTGGAAAGAGCAGGGTGGTACAGGACTCTTTAGGGTAATTGCGGAAAGGATAATGGCTCTTTTCCAACAAAGTGATGAGCTGTCTCGCCTTCACACCTTCACCCCCTTCTTTTTCAATATGAAGGATAGGGTTAACACAAGGGCCAGCAAGGCCCCTGCAATCATTAAATAAAGACCCCGTCTCTCCGGACTGGCCACCCCTGCCGCCCCTACGGTATAGGCCGCAGTGCCCGGCAGCATAAAAAGGGCCGAATACAGAGCATAGGGCAGGAATCTGATGTCTGTGATGCCGTAGGCAAAATTTTGCAGATTATAGGGAAAAAGCGGTACCAGCCGGGTGATCGCTAACAAAAATACATCCCTTTGTCCCGCTCCCGCAAAGAGGAGGCGGTTGAGATAGCTGTTCTTCTCTAATTGGGGCTTCAGCGTATCCTTGAGAAAGTAGCGCCCAGCCAGAAAAGACAGGCAGGCACCCAGGGTCACAGCCAACCAGCAGGCCAAGGTTCCCCACACAGGACCGAAAAGCACCCCGGCCACAATAGCAAAAGTCACCCCCGGCAAAGCCAGCAGCACACAGCCGGCCACGGTGAGGACCCCGTAGAGCAGCAGGGCCAGGGCAAAGTTATCCTCCAGGGCGCGGCGCATAACAGGCAGGGTCTCCTGGTTGGCTAGATAATCCGACCAGCCGAAGATAGAGTTGCCGATTAACACCAGCACCACTAACC contains these protein-coding regions:
- a CDS encoding heavy metal-binding domain-containing protein → MIVTTTPNIDGRKIQNYYGIVTGEAIMGANVVRDIFAGITDIIGGRSGAYEEKLQDARQIALKEMEQNAARMGANAVVGVDIDYEVVGQSGSMLMVSASGTAVTVV
- a CDS encoding solute carrier family 23 protein codes for the protein MIREVQIHERLSLAQTIPLGLQHVFAMFGATVLVPFYTGLSPAVALLSSGIGTIVFLLLTKSQIPAYLGSSFAYIASLTYFVKDQNNLAAAMGGALTIGIIYVLLFALMSYFGSSWIHKIVPPVVAGPVVAIIGLSLTPVAADMSSNNWYIAILTLAVTAFLSIYAKGFLKIIPILSGIIIGYIVAAFAGLVDFTGVTASLASLDKIIVSPISADTWQAPVFNKAAILMFAPLAFVTIIEDLGHMIVLGNITHSDPIEKPGFNRVLLGNGLATGIASFLGGPPVTTYGENIGVLAVTRVYSTFNIWVAAFIAVILSFVSPLQALIMSIPTAVMGGVSLYLFGMIGVTGLRTLIEARVNFSKNKNLIIASVIFAVGIGVQSHGVAYATLAGIILNLVLREEKDEVAGSGKEVS
- a CDS encoding HEPN domain-containing protein, translating into MDNKVEYWFSIADYDFETAKAMLETKRYLYVGFMCHQTIEKALKAIIARDCADGELPPKTHDLTKLSIRAKLIDIMSDEQQDFIEELNPLNIEARYPEYKERIAQTLDSEVGQTLIKRTEGLLCWIKEQL
- a CDS encoding nucleotidyltransferase domain-containing protein; amino-acid sequence: MLDKGTVINTVTQYADAVTKEFSPAAIVLFGSYAKGEAHDESDIDVAVIFNGFSGDWLKASSLLWRLRRGISYDIEPHLLDTTDDKSGLVQHVFKTGQIIYQS
- a CDS encoding TIGR04282 family arsenosugar biosynthesis glycosyltransferase, translated to MSKGALILLTRIAVPGRVKTRLMPLLSGAECAALQKAMTLDTAYALAALERELFIFYSDEGPVELLDELPEKARLYPQKGRGLGARMYNALDTVLTLGYKDCLLLGSDLPLLDPGEVAKAGRILEEKDIVFCPSTDGGYWLVGMHTPFRPVFQGQRYSTGSVLADALACCAAHGLRPGLGPVRRDLDTPEDLAWLLAVKAANPQLRGRVMDWLQTWQGSRG
- a CDS encoding TIGR04283 family arsenosugar biosynthesis glycosyltransferase, with translation MISVIIPVYNEEQTLATFLPSLDSLAGEHEVLFSDGGSTDGTLELLTGHRVITGAKGRAAQCNRAGAEARGDVLFFLHCDSTIPADALFHIRAAVDRGARWGCLTLRFDNTGFLYRLGGHMSNLRVRWGHIAFGDQGIFVTRALFEQVGGFPELPIMEDYEFSLGLKRMKVFPVQVKSRIITSSRRFQAGGIFRVTWSMQRLRAMYRRGVDIETISRAYRDVRRGNE
- the arsS gene encoding arsenosugar biosynthesis radical SAM (seleno)protein ArsS (Some members of this family are selenoproteins.), which translates into the protein MGDARLERLEDIPAFETKIEDQALMNTAGQLSVLQINVGKRCNLACRHCHVEAGPNRTEEMSREVMEACLRLLEENPFATVDITGGAPELNPHFRWLVGECAKGCAHVIVRTNLVTLLEEGYTDLPEFYRDHRVNVVCSLPHYTAKNTDRMRGEQVFRRSIEAMKRLNEVGYGQEPELVLDLVYNPGGAFLPPSQTAMEAEYKEHLLREYGVSFSHLFTITNNPIGRFGAFLERSGNLEDYMGRLYGAFNASTLESMMCRFQVSVGWDGRLYNCDFNQAADLPMADGATIFHWTGKPMAKQRIRFGKHCYACTAGQGSSCGGATEGV
- a CDS encoding arsenosugar biosynthesis-associated peroxidase-like protein, giving the protein MATYYEAKDLEKFATMGECASELWEKFMGYYGAVFAEGNLTAREKSLIALAVATAVQCPYCIDSYTQDCLSKGVTEEQMTEAIHVACAIRGGASLVHGVQMKNIVKKLEL
- a CDS encoding (Fe-S)-binding protein → MKARQLITLLEKSHYPFRNYPKESCTTLLFPGCSFPSQFPKTMDALAELCREHGVGVAYDCCGKPVAELKGERDTVRIAQKMTERLKRLGVGEVVCLCPNCLEYLGETLDFPVISIYALLSRWDYTCQSPPPSGVVFRPCPDRETGRLLEEISKLVPLADLQTMERVPCCGLRGDIAAHGPAAADKLCAQAKEEGEGKTIYTYCASCSGQFRRHGCGQVRHLLSSLLGVEEEPDAAHALVNRARRKFEK
- a CDS encoding TVP38/TMEM64 family protein → MKNRKPWLFLGLVVLVLIGNSIFGWSDYLANQETLPVMRRALEDNFALALLLYGVLTVAGCVLLALPGVTFAIVAGVLFGPVWGTLACWLAVTLGACLSFLAGRYFLKDTLKPQLEKNSYLNRLLFAGAGQRDVFLLAITRLVPLFPYNLQNFAYGITDIRFLPYALYSALFMLPGTAAYTVGAAGVASPERRGLYLMIAGALLALVLTLSFILKKKGVKV